The following nucleotide sequence is from Peribacillus sp. ACCC06369.
GGAGACTTTTCTGTCACTAAGGAGGAATCATGGAAGTATGCAAGTGACTCAATCTATCAATTATCCAAAGTAGCTGAGATGGAAGGCTTGATTCTTGCTTTAGAGCCATTAACTAGGTATGAAACCAATCTGGTTATCGACTCTATAGGGCAAAAGAAAATGTTAGAGGAAATCCAATCTTCTTCATTAACAGGAATGATCGATACAGTTGCAATGCAGCTTGCAGGTGAAACACCTGATGACTACTTTTCCATCCTTCCAGAATTAAGCCATTTTCACCTAATAGACGGAGACGGTCAATCAGATGCTCATTTGGCACTGGATGATGGGGTTTTAAATTGGAGAGAATACTTAACAAGCCTTCAGAGCCACAGTTACAAAGGGACATGTACTCTAGAGATCATGGGATCAAATTATTATCATAATCCAAATGATGCAATCATGAAATCTATTAAAAAAGTAAGGGAATTGGGAATTTAATCATCTGATTTGGAGGAACTCTTTATGAGTAATGGCTCACTTACACGAAAACTGGGTTTTTGGTCTGCTCTGGCGATCGCTGTTGGAACTACTATAGGATCAGGTATTTTTGTCTCATCTGGTGATGTTGCAAAAGCTGCGGGTACCCCTTCCATTTCCATTCTAGCTTGGATAATAGGCGGGGTAATTGCCATTCCGCAAGTAATGGTATTGGCAGAGTTATCGACAGCATACCCCCAAAATGGAAGCGGTTACGTTTACTTGAATAAAGCTGGGTGGAGACCTCTAGCCTTTCTATATGGATGGGCTACGTTCTGGGCGTTGGATCCTCCATCCATATCGATTATGGCTTTAGCGATTGTTTCATACTTAGCAACCTTTTTTCCATTCTTCTCTGGAATGGCCGGGAAATTATTGGGTATTGCGATCATCCTGATCATCACATCTATTCATTATCGAAGTGTGAAAGAAGGCGGCCTTTTCCAAGTCATTATCACGGCTATTAAAATCATTCCTTTCCTGATTGTCATTGTCCTAGGGTTAATGTATATGAACTTCGATAATTTTGCTTACACTCCCGGACCTGGTGCTGAAAAGACAAGTTTAATAGGTGGTGTATCCGCAACCACTTGGGCATATACGGGGATGGCAGCGATTTGTTTCATGGCTGGAGAGTTCAAAAACCCAGGGAAAATACTTCCACGAGCACTTATTAGTTCGGTTTTCATTGTGTTGGCTTTGTATACGTTGCTAGCGGTTTGTGTCATCGGCTTGATGCCATTTGATAAATTAATGAACTCAAATGCTGCTGTTTCTGAAGCTGTTAAGTACATTCCAGGACTATCTGATATTGCATCATCATTTGTGGCCGTTACGGCTATTATTGTTATCTTGGGTTCACTGAGCTCTTGCATAATGTTTCAGCCTCGCCTTGAGTATGCAATGGCAAAGGACGGACTATTCTTTCAACGCTTTGCAAAAGTCCATCCTAAATATGAAACTCCAAGTTTCTCCATCATCATTCAGATTACGTATGCATGCATTCTTGTATGCTTTAGTAATTTAACGGTATTACTTGGATATTTCACACTCATTCAATTGGTTATTAACATCATGGATTTTGCGGCAGTATATAAATGTCGAAAAAGGGAGGATTATAACCCAATCTATCGAATGCCAAAGTGGAGATTAACGACGATTTTAGCCATTCTTGGAGCGTCATGGCTGGCCTGGGGAACATTTACTTGGGCACCTATCCAAGGAGTGATTGCAGCATTGATTGTTATAGCAACAGGGCTACCAGTTTACTATTATTGGGAAAGAAAATATGGAACAAAGAATAAAAACGACAGCGATATAGTGGCTTAGCAGAATGATGGAAAGAAGTTTGACCTATATGACAAACTTCCTTGAAATATCGATTAATAAAAATTGTACAATTTATTATGTTTGGGTATAATACAAGACATAACAATTAAACGAGGGATAAAGGGAGGAAGATGTTGATGTTGAAATTTGATGAGGGATTATTTCTAAATCTGGTAGAAAAAGAGGGGCTTGCTTTTAGAGGCCAGATTGAGGAAATGGTAGATGGAATCACAAAAAGGGGATACAGTAATATTTTTTTGATCGGGGCTGGAGGAACCATAGCCATGATGTATCCTTATGAATACATTTTAAAATCTAATTCCACCATTGATGTCCATGCAGAAATTGCTGCTGAATTTATGGTTATGAATCATAAGCATTTTAGCAAAGATTCAGTCTGTATTTTTACATCCGTATCCGGGACTACTCAAGAAACAGTTGCAGCGGCAGAGTATTGCAAAGAAAGGGGGGCTACTACAATCGCATTAGTTGCAGAGCCAAATACTCCGTTAACACAAATTGCGGATTTCTGTATCACGACAGGTTCTGAAACGCACTCTTTTGATACTTTCTTTATGCTTCTATACATGGTCGTCTTCCGTTTCATGTATAACAAAGATGAATTCCCACAATATGAGCAATTCACGAAGGAAGTTTCGCTGCTTCCACGTGCAATTCTAAGTGCTGTTAAATCTTTTGACAAAAGAGCAGAGGAATTTGCCGTTACACATAAAGACACGGATTACCACATGATGGTGGGTTCGGGTAATCTATGGGGAAACACCTATTCTTATGCAATGTGTATTTTAGAGGAAATGCAATGGATCCAAGCGAAATCCATCCACGCGGCAGAGTTTTTCCATGGAACGCTTGAACTTGTTGTTGAAGATACAAGTGTTATTTTACTAAAAGGAGAAGATGAAACAAGACCGCTGATGGACCGTGTAGAGAGATTTGTAGAAAAAATCACAAAAAATGTAACGGTCATTGATACCAAATGCTTCGAAATGGAAGGCATTAGCGAAGAATTCAGAAAGCACTTTTCAGTTAGTATTAACTGGTCACTATTAAGTAGGATTAGCGTTTACCTAGAGCGTGAAAGAAATCATCCATTAACACTTAGAAGATACTATCGACAAATGGAATATTAAGATATGTGGAGCGCTACTTAGTAGTGCTCATTTCTTAAGTTCAAAGAAAGCGGGGGGAAATGATGAGAACGATTTCAGTCGGAGATAACTGTATGGATGTCTATCAAACAAGCGGGGAGGTCTATCCTGGTGGTAATCCTTTAAATGTAGCAGTCTATTTGAAAGGGTTAGGTGCGGAATCTGCTTATATTGGCTGGGTGGGTTCCGATCGATACAGTGACAAAATGGTTAAAGCGATTCAGGGAAAAGGGGTTGATATTTCTCATCTTTCGAGGAAAGAAGGAAAAACTGCTGTTACTTTCGTTGAAATGGTAGGAAATGATCGCAGGTTCGGAGAATACGACGAAGGTGTCATGAAACATTTCAGCTTAACGACAGAAGAGCTCCATTTCATTCAAACCTATCAGCTCATACATTCAGGGATTTGGGGACATGCGGATAAGTACTATCCCTTTTTTAAAGAAAAAGGAATGCTCACGTCTTTTGATTTCTCAGATCAGCTAGATCACGATCTCGTGAAAATTTTACCGACGTTTGTTGATTATCCTTTCTTTTCTTATACGAAGGATGATGCTTTTATCCGCGAATTTTTAAAGGATGTAAAAAATCAAGGATCTAAAATTGCGGTTGCCACTTTAGGTGAAAATGGTTCACTTGCCTACGATGGCGGTCAATTTTATCAATCCGGTGTCGTTGAAGTGAATGTGGTGGATACGATGGGGGCAGGGGATTCCTTCATTTCCGGTTTTATCTATGGGATATTGAAAGGCCATTCTATCTGCAATTGTTTAGAATTGGGTACAGAGTCTGCTGCGAAAACAATTGGATATTTCGGTGCGTGGTGACTGGGGCTGGAAATAATGTATAATGGATATTATATAATAAATTTTGACGGATAAGGATGAAACTAATATGAATTTAAATCCTTCAACCCCCCAGCCATTATATATGCAAATAAGGCAAATGTTGAAGAATGATATTCAGAACGGGAAATATAAACCAGATGATCAGATCCCAACCGAAGCAGAGCTGTGTGAAGCTTATAACGTTAGTCGCATTACCATACGCAAAGCAATAGAGGAATTGGTGAAGGAAGGAACTCTGACACGAATTCCACGTAGAGGTACCTTTGTTGCATCAAATAAGTTCCATAATGAGTTGTTATCTATAAGTGGTTTCTCGGAGTTTAGTCATCAGCTCGGGATGATACCCAATTCGCGAATTTTAAGAAGTGAGGTGATGCCAGCACCAAAAGATGTGGCAGGTCATCTCCTCATTGAAGAAGGAACTCCCGTTTTGGAACTTGAGCGGCTCATGTATGTAAATGATCGTCCGCTTTTCTACGATACCGCTCATTATTCATTAATTCGTTTTCCGGATTTAGAAAAGAAAATTGCTAGGGATGAATCAACTTATAAAATCCTTTTGGAAGATTACCACACGGAAATAGTAAGTAACGATAAAATTATAGACGTGATTGCTGCTACAAAAAACTATGCTAAATTTTTAGAATGTGATATTGGCGCTAATCTATTTAGAATATTAAAGATTGCTTTCGATGCAAACGACCAACCAGTACATCTCTCAACCTTTATGTGTGAAACCAACAAGGTCAATCTGACCGTTCATCGGGCAAAATAGGTCATGCCAAATCATTGGCATGACCTATTTGTAGCCTTATAAAAAAGGTGGGATTCAACGCAAAACGGGTATCCAATAATCAACAATTTTAAACAATGCTCAATTATATAAAAGAATTTTCTCTAGTTTACTAAAAAGCGTGATTACACATTTCCCACATCCTATTCACTTAGTAAAACTTCTAATTTTATTTGGGTCCTGCAAATCCGAAAATGGATTATTCAAAGTTGCTCCCCTGACCCTTCTGCTTCAATGACTGGATTTAAAATTTCCTTACAATTAAAACATAAGATTTTCTTGTTATCTAACAGAATACCGTTCAGAAAACCAGCCGTGCAATATACATCGTGACCACAGTGCACACAAGAGCCAACTAGTTCATCCATCGATACATCCCCCTATAGGATAATGGTTTATAGTTTGGTGTGCTATTTTGAATAAAGATAAAGCCCAAAATCTTGCATTACGGAAGTGTGCCCCATTTGCCGCAACATGGTAGCAATATTGCCTCGATGATATGATCCGTGAGTGACAACGTGTAATACCGATTCGGAAATGGAAGTTTCAAGCAAACCAGCATACGGGTTATCCACCACAATTACCTTATCCATATCTTCTTGACTGTTCAGAAGTGCTTTGTTTCTTTCAGATAAGTCTAGAAATATTTTTTTCATTTCCTCAATACTTTTCTTTTCCATCACTTCTCTTAATTGGTCAGAAGACGCCATTGCTTCATTCATACTATTACCGGAGATAATGTCAAACCAAGCGTAATCTGTGAGATAAATGTGAGACAACACTTTTGATACCGAAGAAAAACCACTCTGAATATCCTTATGATAAATGTGCTGTGGAAGTTCTTTTAAACGATCAATGATAACGCCATTTGCCCACACGTGGTAGTTGTACATTTTTAATACTGGTTCGGGGTGTGTCATATAAAAAACCTCCACTTCTCTTTTTTTTCGTATTGAACAATTTATGCCTGAATAACAAAAAAAATTCAGGTGAAAGTATATTAATCTGGTTTTTCTATTTTATATACAACAACCCTTAGGTAAAGGGATGAAGTTACTTCATACTTCCCCCCTGCTGAAATCGCGAATATACATGTTTAGAAAAGAGATGGTACGAGCTACGAGCATTCTGATCATAAACGAATAGTTTTGGCCATATATAGGTATTCTTTCTTGCAGGAAATTAGCTCCCTATATCGAAATGATAGTAAAGGAGATGGTAATATGAATCTGAGAATTAAATATAGGCTTTATATTCATGCTGACGGAAAACTTATTCCAGAGAAGTATGACCGATACGAGATACTGAACGTCAGAGAAGGTATAGATCCTAATGATACTAAGGATTACCAGGAGCTTATTAAAAAATTGGGAAAGTCGATTAATCGGCCTGAGAATGAATTTGAAATTAAAAACTATGAATCAATGTAAGATTACCCTTTCGAGGATGTTTTAGTTTGTTGACAAAAGGGGGGGGGAATGATTTCATCCGGAACCATGAATTTAAAACATGACTAGGCTATACTTTATGGTTTTTTACTGGTTTATGAAACCTTTACTGGATTGAAGAAATTTGCGACACTCCTGCAGAAAACTGGCTAGCCAAGACCCCGCAATACTGTAGGCAAACCCGTTTTTCGAATTTGTCTACAGTCTGGAGCATCCTTTCGAGGATGCTTTTCATTTTGGAAAATGAGAGGGATTCTGGAAATTTTGAACTTTCAGCGTTATTTAATTAAACAAGAAAACACCATTGTCAATTTAGAGGGAATATTTTATATTGTAGATTTACATTCAGTTTTTCTTTGAAAATTGGAATAAGAATTGGTCAATAATTACGTCCAGAATAAGATAAAGCCCTTCTCTTAATTGAGAGTGGCTAGTTTAAAGCTAAAATTTTATATGTGTCTTCTTGAAATACGTATCCGTTACTTCAAGAAGACATGCGACCTAAAGAATTGTTCCGTATCTTGAATTAAAGTATGGACTTATAATGTTTCGTCCTGCCTTGAATTTTTTTGTAAAAGGTCACGGATTTCCTTTAAATACTGCTCGGTTGCCGGTACCACTTCTATTACCTCTTCCTCTTTGGCTTGTTTTTTTCTAATAATTGAATTCGCTATCTTCATAAACATGAAAATCGCAAACGAAATAATCAAGAAATCAATCACAGCTTGAACAAATATACCGTATTTAAGAACTGCGTTTCCAACTTTAATGGTTAACGAAGAAACATTGATCCCCCCTAATATAATTCCAACTAGCGGTGTGATAATATTTTCGACTAGTGATGAAACGATTTTCCCAAACGCAGCACCCATCACTACAGCTATAGCAAGATCGAGAACGTTTCCTTTAGTTATAAACTCCCTGAATTCCTTTATCATCGTAACTACACCTTTCTTTTTTTAATTGATAAAAGCATATCAGAAACATGGTGAAAATTGAATAGAGTAAGAGGTATCTATTATTTCCAAAGATAGGAACAAGCATCCGTTTAATCTTTTGAATCCTTTAATATGTAGCAATGCAATGACAGCAGTCCAATCAAAGGGGAAGAACTCCAGTTATCATCAAAAAACGTAACAAGCCCTAATTAAAGCAGAGTACGGATGGATTTAATGGTCCTAGAAATCAAGCACTAATTAAAGCTTTACAAATAGAACAAAAAGTGAATTCAATGAAAAATGTTATGGAAGGCAGATGGGGAAAGAGTAAGGCAGCAATCATCACAGTCTGGAATGCAGGTGGACCAACTTGCTCCTTTTGATTTTTATCGCATCTCAACAAAATATTTAACAAAGCCAAAAACAAAAAAAGCCCTCTCGATTAAGAGAAGGGCTTTTAACAATGGAGGAGTACCACTTAGGGGGTAGTACAATAATATAATTATCGCCAATTAAATCCATTTATATTCATCTTCTTTGTTTTGGGGTAGCCTTTTTGACTGCATTTAAATTGATTTGAATTTTTTATATTTCAGTCCAACCAAAAATATTAGAGGAGAACCTATTATGGTTGGAAGAAACCAAAAGATTAATGGATTCCATTCATTCAAGATAGTTATATTCGATACATTAACTACAAGAATTGCTGTACAAATAGCAATATAGGAACCGAGCATCCCGCTTATATGAGATGAAATCCAGTTTTTCCATTTCTTCTTGGCAGATACATAGCCTATAAATGCGAAAGAATATGAAAATATCCCAATGAAAAATAAATAGGCACTGCTTTCCCAATTCAAAATTGCCATTGTCAGGGATGTGACAAAAACAACAACGTACGCACTATGATAAATTTCACCAAAGGTTGTATGCTTACCTCTTTTTTTCTTTGAAGACATAGCACCTATTCCACTAATAAGACAGATTGCTCCAGCAAAAATATGAATGAACAGAATGAATTTAAAGATAAGCAACTTTCCCCTCGTGAATATTGATTATTAATTTATATGTTATCACAATTCAAATATTTACCATGAATTTAATCTGCAAAAATCAAACCACTCATACAGCGCCTGGACCCTTTGAAATTTCCGGAAAGAAGGATACTCGATTGTATAGAAACTCAACTTCTTCATTGTGACTGAAAGTCTCAGTAATCTGGTTTTTTATTTATAATCATTGAGAATAAAGAAGAGGGAGGCATCAGAATATCGTTCTTTTTATGGATAAAGGAGGAAATTACGGTTCGTTTGAAGAATGTTTTTTACAAATGGGGGTGGAATAATTGCGACAAAATATTGAACAGGATTTATCTAAAGAGGATATTTTAAGAATGATTGTTAAACACCTTGAAGTATTCCCGTTGACTAGTCTAGAGGCTATCCGAGAAGTGATTGGAAGTTCATTAAAACAACGGGGTTTAATAGGAGGGATAACTCAAACAGGAGCCGCTACGATAACATATAACCGGAAAATATCAGACGAAGATATCCAGTTAATGAATGATTGTATTTATGACCTTTTATATAGCCGCGTTATCCAACCTGGTATTAATGATGATAATCTAGATTTACCATGGATTCATGTTTCTGATAAAGAGAAACTTAAAAAATACCTAAAATGAAAAGTATAGTCCGACATAACAGGGAATTATTACAACCGTGAGAAATTGCCCCCTATAATGTGGATTACAGAAATACCAAAAAGAGTGTGAATGGGTGGAGGCAGTTAGTGGCTGCCTAAGACGTTATCTGCTAAACATTGTAAAAGCCCTTCTCATATTCGAGAGGGGCCTAATTGGTTTGGAATATCTAAACGATAATTGCAATTTTATAAAAAACAATTCTCCATACTATATTAATTGTATGTTTCACCAGTAAGATGGGATTCAAACATATCGATAATTGCAAGAAAACGTTCGGCTTCACGGAAAACGTGATCTGCCAATAGTGGATGGATAATGCTCTTGATTTTGCATTCTTCGATTAAATCTCTGGCGGTTTTCTTAAAGTCTCGAAGTGATACTACTGAAACACGATTCTGATCTAGAAATTGATCCAAAAGAGGGACGGTTTGAGATTGCGGTTTCATGGACTCTAAGTCAACAGCCTGAAAGACTAATTGGTCAAAATCATTGCTGAAGTTTCGTGCCATATCTACAAGCTTTCTTTCCGATGGATCAAGGAGATGTCCGATAAATTTTGCATGATCAGCCATTATCCTTAAAAAGAATACATTTTCTTTGATGATAGCATCTTCAAGTGGTTTCAATTTACCCTCATTTAATTCTTTTAATCGCTTTCTAAAATAATTGGCTTCCCGGCTTGTATGGTCGACTAAAAGTGGGAAATTGTTTGCACCAGGCAATTTACAAGTAAGTATTAATCCCAATACCTTCCTTTTGAAAAAAAATATGCCTGTAGCAGCTTGTTGCACTTCCGCATTAAATCTTCTAATCTGTTCTGGGTCAGTTTGATTTGTAAATGAATGGGATTGCTGTTCTATCCGTTCAAATAAATGATAAAACTGATTGGCTTCCTCAATTAGCTGTGTATCTTCACATCTAAAACCAAGTCTTAGAAATAACGAGTGTTCCTTCATTATTCTTGACCAAAAACGAATCTCATCTAAGGAACGTTCTACAAACATCGCAGAGTTATTTCGCATATTAGCTTCCTGTGTGTTCTCACTCATAACTAAAGCCTCCTTTATTAAACCATCCTTAAAATCTTATTAACAAGTGGGCCATTGTATACTCGATTACATATAAAGTTACTAATAAATCTATTTTGTTTTATTAAATCATTGCCTTATATTAGTTAAGTAAAAAAGAAAGAGCTCAATAAGTATCCTTAAAGGACTTGTAGCAGGTCTACCAGTTATTGAACTAGCAAGTGCAGTATATAGAATAGAAAATGAAAAAATTTCAGAGTATTGGATTCAAATTTATAGGTCAGGAATTCAGAAACAACTGGAGAGAAATAAATATATTTAAGATTTATCTTATTCGAAAAAAGCTTGATAAATAATTAGGTATGACAAGAGTTGAATATTTGAACAAGCGCCAAAACCAAGACAGAGACGAGCTTCTTGGTTTTTTTCTTTGATTTGCTTGAATACAGGGTTTGTACTTTTTATAAACATTAGAAAGAAAGGGTAATTAAAAACACAAGGTAGTAAGGAGCGGAAATATGATTCTCTCTAAATTTATAGATGAACTCCCAATTCTCCCTATTTTAAAACCTCGATGGAAAGATCAAATTCATACTTATTATGAAGTGAATATGACTGAATTTAAGCAATCACTTCATAGTGAGTTAAATGATACAACTGTTTGGGGCTATGAAGGCAGCTATCCAGGACCTACAATTGAAGTGGAGAGCGGGGAGAAAGTATTTATTAAATGGATCAACAATCTTCCGGATAAACATCTTTTCCCGGTAGATCATACGGTTCATGGTGCCCAAGTGGATGTACCGGAAGTACGGACGGTGGTACATGTACATGGAGCTAGTGTTGAATCGGAAAGTGATGGTTACCCGGAGGCTTGGTTTACAAAAGGTTTCGAACGAGTGGGACCTTATTTTAAAAAGGAAGTATATCAATATGATAATAACCAGAATTCTGTTACTCAATGGTATCATGACCATGCACTTGGGATTACCAGACTCAATGTATATGCGGGATTGGCAGGTTTTTATCTCATAAGGGATAAACGGGAATGTTCATTGAATTTACCTTGCGGTGACTATGAGGTCCCTCTAATTATCCAAGATAGGTCTTTTCATATTAATGGTTCCCTTTATTATCCAAATCAGCCGGTTAACCCAGTCAAGGAATTAGGAACATCAATCGTTCCTGAATTTTTTGGGGACACCATCCTGGTTAATGGCAAAGTATGGCCCCATTTAAAAGTGGAACCACGAAAATACCGATTCCGGCTGTTAAATGGATCTAACACCCGATTTTATAGGATCAAGCTTGATTCAGGGCAACTCATTTTTCAAATCGGGACGGATAGCGGATTAATGGAATATCCGATAGGGGTGAAAGAAATCATACTTGCTCCAGCAGAAAGAGCGGATGTCATCATTGACTTTACCAATCTTGGCGGAAAGAACATTATCGTGACAAATGACGCCCCTGCTCCTTTTCCAGAAGGGGATCCCGCAAATGCTGTAGATACTGTGATGGAATTCAGAATCTCTCTTCCTCTTACAAGTGTTGATACCAGTGTGATTCCCGCTTTTATGATGCCTCTTCCAAAAATTAATGAGCAGTTAGCATCTAAAGTCCGTTACCTTACATTAAATGACAATATGGATAAGTATGGTCGTGAATTCATGTTATTGGATAATAAACAGTGGGATGCCCCCATAACGGAAAATCCAAAATTGGGATCAACCGAAATATGGTATCTAATTAACTTAACTACGGATACACACCCAATTCACGTTCACTTAATTGATTTCCATGTGATGGATCGAAGGCCTTTTGATGTAGATATATATAATAAGGAGGGGGTCATCCATTATACTGGCCCGGCAATTCCAGCTGAACCACAAGAGCGAGGAATGAAAGATACTGTAAGAGCTAATCCGAAACAGGTAACGCGAATTATTATGAATTTTGGTCCATATTCAGGGCGGTATGTATGGCATTGTCACATCTTGGAGCATGAGGATTATGAGATGATGAGACCGTATATAGTTATTCCATAATGGTTGGTAACTGTTCCTTAATATAATGAAAAAATACTAAAACCCCTGAAAAAAATTTTTTCAGGGGTTTTTATTTTAGTTCGGCTTTGGCCGATTTAAGGAAGAGGCCACAGCCGAACTAAGTTACTGGGTCACTAAATCACACCTATGGACAATCCTAGAGCACCGGCAGGGGGGGCGGTAGTCATTTGTCACGAAGTTCATTTATTTTTTTCGTAAGCTCATTAAACTTCTTCTCGAGTTCTGTGTACGCTTTATCGTTTGAAGTCATAAAGCTGAGCTTTCCCAAAACTTCTTGTCTTTCTGTTTCAAGTTTTAATCGTAGTTCCTCCAGATCATCTCTTTTTGAGGATGATTCAAACAATTGCTTTTGTATACGATTATCCGAAATGACGAGTTTGCTGCTTGTCGTTTTCTCAAGAAAATATCGATCATGCGAAACGATGATTAGTGTTCCAGTATACTGTGCTAAGGTATCTTCAAGTTGTTCCCGTGAAGCTAAGTCTAGGTGATTTGTCGGCTCATCCAAAATAAGCACATCTTTTTCTTTTAATATATATTCCATTAACTTACATTTCACACGCTCACCCATACTCATATTTCTAATGGGTTCTGTCCAATGAGATGTCATGAATCCTAAATGCTTCATTAAAGTTTGAACTTTCCCTCTTGCCTCGAATGTTTCTTTATGAAATAGCTGTGCTGGTGTTTGATCAAGAGGTAAATCAAACACTTCTTGCGTCAAATAGCCAATTTTTGAAGATGGTGAAATCCATACATCGCCCGAAAAAGTTTCATGTCCAAGAATTATTTTTAATAATGTCGTCTTTCCACTGCCATTTGGACCTATTATTGAAACCTTCTCACCATGCTGAATCGTAAAATTGACGTTATTAAATAGTGATCGTCCGATAAAAGACTTAGATAAATTCTTAACTTCCAAAAAACGTTTGCCGGATTTGTTGTTTGCTTTAATTGAAAAGCGGACAGTATAATCTGACTCAACAGGCTCAGCTTTTGCTTTTTCAAGCTCTTTTTCAAGGCGCTTTTGTTTAGATTTTACTT
It contains:
- a CDS encoding TIM barrel protein, encoding MNIAGMNITFRHFPFHYFLDCMDSLEINSIELWGGEPHLYVYRNILGNIRSLRREIKSRNMKIICYTPEQCIYPYNIASSDVHWRKKSIEYFMENLYAALELDTNMMLITSGIGDFSVTKEESWKYASDSIYQLSKVAEMEGLILALEPLTRYETNLVIDSIGQKKMLEEIQSSSLTGMIDTVAMQLAGETPDDYFSILPELSHFHLIDGDGQSDAHLALDDGVLNWREYLTSLQSHSYKGTCTLEIMGSNYYHNPNDAIMKSIKKVRELGI
- a CDS encoding amino acid permease, producing MSNGSLTRKLGFWSALAIAVGTTIGSGIFVSSGDVAKAAGTPSISILAWIIGGVIAIPQVMVLAELSTAYPQNGSGYVYLNKAGWRPLAFLYGWATFWALDPPSISIMALAIVSYLATFFPFFSGMAGKLLGIAIILIITSIHYRSVKEGGLFQVIITAIKIIPFLIVIVLGLMYMNFDNFAYTPGPGAEKTSLIGGVSATTWAYTGMAAICFMAGEFKNPGKILPRALISSVFIVLALYTLLAVCVIGLMPFDKLMNSNAAVSEAVKYIPGLSDIASSFVAVTAIIVILGSLSSCIMFQPRLEYAMAKDGLFFQRFAKVHPKYETPSFSIIIQITYACILVCFSNLTVLLGYFTLIQLVINIMDFAAVYKCRKREDYNPIYRMPKWRLTTILAILGASWLAWGTFTWAPIQGVIAALIVIATGLPVYYYWERKYGTKNKNDSDIVA
- a CDS encoding SIS domain-containing protein; translation: MLKFDEGLFLNLVEKEGLAFRGQIEEMVDGITKRGYSNIFLIGAGGTIAMMYPYEYILKSNSTIDVHAEIAAEFMVMNHKHFSKDSVCIFTSVSGTTQETVAAAEYCKERGATTIALVAEPNTPLTQIADFCITTGSETHSFDTFFMLLYMVVFRFMYNKDEFPQYEQFTKEVSLLPRAILSAVKSFDKRAEEFAVTHKDTDYHMMVGSGNLWGNTYSYAMCILEEMQWIQAKSIHAAEFFHGTLELVVEDTSVILLKGEDETRPLMDRVERFVEKITKNVTVIDTKCFEMEGISEEFRKHFSVSINWSLLSRISVYLERERNHPLTLRRYYRQMEY
- the frlD gene encoding fructoselysine 6-kinase, which translates into the protein MRTISVGDNCMDVYQTSGEVYPGGNPLNVAVYLKGLGAESAYIGWVGSDRYSDKMVKAIQGKGVDISHLSRKEGKTAVTFVEMVGNDRRFGEYDEGVMKHFSLTTEELHFIQTYQLIHSGIWGHADKYYPFFKEKGMLTSFDFSDQLDHDLVKILPTFVDYPFFSYTKDDAFIREFLKDVKNQGSKIAVATLGENGSLAYDGGQFYQSGVVEVNVVDTMGAGDSFISGFIYGILKGHSICNCLELGTESAAKTIGYFGAW
- a CDS encoding GntR family transcriptional regulator yields the protein MNLNPSTPQPLYMQIRQMLKNDIQNGKYKPDDQIPTEAELCEAYNVSRITIRKAIEELVKEGTLTRIPRRGTFVASNKFHNELLSISGFSEFSHQLGMIPNSRILRSEVMPAPKDVAGHLLIEEGTPVLELERLMYVNDRPLFYDTAHYSLIRFPDLEKKIARDESTYKILLEDYHTEIVSNDKIIDVIAATKNYAKFLECDIGANLFRILKIAFDANDQPVHLSTFMCETNKVNLTVHRAK
- a CDS encoding DinB family protein, whose amino-acid sequence is MTHPEPVLKMYNYHVWANGVIIDRLKELPQHIYHKDIQSGFSSVSKVLSHIYLTDYAWFDIISGNSMNEAMASSDQLREVMEKKSIEEMKKIFLDLSERNKALLNSQEDMDKVIVVDNPYAGLLETSISESVLHVVTHGSYHRGNIATMLRQMGHTSVMQDFGLYLYSK
- the mscL gene encoding large conductance mechanosensitive channel protein MscL, which codes for MIKEFREFITKGNVLDLAIAVVMGAAFGKIVSSLVENIITPLVGIILGGINVSSLTIKVGNAVLKYGIFVQAVIDFLIISFAIFMFMKIANSIIRKKQAKEEEVIEVVPATEQYLKEIRDLLQKNSRQDETL
- a CDS encoding DUF2306 domain-containing protein, whose translation is MLIFKFILFIHIFAGAICLISGIGAMSSKKKRGKHTTFGEIYHSAYVVVFVTSLTMAILNWESSAYLFFIGIFSYSFAFIGYVSAKKKWKNWISSHISGMLGSYIAICTAILVVNVSNITILNEWNPLIFWFLPTIIGSPLIFLVGLKYKKFKSI
- a CDS encoding DUF2935 domain-containing protein, whose product is MFVERSLDEIRFWSRIMKEHSLFLRLGFRCEDTQLIEEANQFYHLFERIEQQSHSFTNQTDPEQIRRFNAEVQQAATGIFFFKRKVLGLILTCKLPGANNFPLLVDHTSREANYFRKRLKELNEGKLKPLEDAIIKENVFFLRIMADHAKFIGHLLDPSERKLVDMARNFSNDFDQLVFQAVDLESMKPQSQTVPLLDQFLDQNRVSVVSLRDFKKTARDLIEECKIKSIIHPLLADHVFREAERFLAIIDMFESHLTGETYN